From one Bacteroides intestinalis DSM 17393 genomic stretch:
- the guaA gene encoding glutamine-hydrolyzing GMP synthase, with amino-acid sequence MKQDMIVILDLGSHENTVLARAIRALGVYSEIYPHDITVEELKKLPNVKGVIINGGPCNVVDGVAIDVNPSIYEAGIPVIAAGHDKATCAVKLPQFTDDIEAIKAAVKPFVFETCKAEANWNMTNFVNDQVELVRRQVGNRKVLLALSGGVDSSVVAALLLKAIGDNLVCVHVNHGLMRKGESEDVVEMFGNQLKANLIYVDATERFLTKLEGVEDPEQKRKIIGGEFIRVFEEEARKLDGIDFLGQGTIYPDIVESGTKTAKMVKSHHNVGGLPEDLQFELVEPLRQLFKDEVRACGVELGLPYEMVYRQPFPGPGLGVRCLGAITRDRLEAVRESDAILREEFRIAGLDKKVWQYFTVVPDFKSVGVRDNARSFEWPVIIRAVNTIDAMTATIEPVEWPILMKITDRILKEVKHVNRVCYDMSPKPNATIEWE; translated from the coding sequence ATGAAGCAGGACATGATTGTTATCCTTGACTTGGGTAGTCACGAAAATACGGTATTGGCTCGTGCCATCCGTGCGTTAGGTGTATATAGTGAGATCTATCCTCATGATATAACCGTTGAAGAACTGAAAAAATTGCCCAACGTAAAGGGTGTTATTATTAATGGTGGACCGTGCAACGTAGTAGACGGTGTTGCCATCGATGTAAATCCGTCCATCTACGAGGCAGGAATCCCTGTGATAGCTGCCGGTCACGACAAAGCAACTTGTGCAGTGAAACTGCCACAGTTCACGGATGATATCGAAGCCATCAAAGCAGCGGTTAAGCCTTTCGTTTTCGAAACGTGCAAGGCCGAAGCTAATTGGAACATGACTAACTTTGTGAACGACCAGGTTGAATTGGTACGCCGTCAGGTCGGCAACAGAAAAGTATTGCTGGCTCTTTCCGGCGGTGTCGACAGTTCTGTAGTAGCAGCCCTGTTACTGAAAGCAATTGGCGACAACCTGGTATGCGTACATGTAAATCATGGTCTGATGCGTAAAGGCGAGTCCGAAGATGTAGTAGAAATGTTCGGCAATCAACTGAAAGCAAACCTCATTTATGTAGACGCTACCGAGCGTTTCCTTACCAAACTGGAAGGTGTGGAAGATCCCGAACAGAAACGTAAGATTATCGGCGGAGAGTTTATCCGCGTATTCGAAGAGGAAGCGCGCAAACTGGACGGAATCGATTTCTTAGGTCAGGGAACTATCTACCCCGACATCGTGGAAAGCGGAACAAAAACAGCCAAGATGGTGAAATCTCACCACAATGTAGGCGGCCTGCCGGAGGATCTTCAGTTCGAACTCGTAGAACCGCTTCGCCAGCTTTTCAAAGATGAAGTACGTGCTTGTGGTGTAGAACTGGGCCTGCCTTATGAAATGGTTTATCGCCAACCGTTCCCCGGTCCCGGTCTGGGTGTCCGTTGTCTGGGCGCTATCACACGCGATCGTCTGGAAGCTGTACGCGAGTCCGACGCTATCCTGCGTGAAGAGTTCAGAATTGCCGGATTAGATAAGAAAGTATGGCAATATTTTACCGTGGTACCTGACTTCAAGTCAGTTGGCGTACGTGATAATGCCCGTTCTTTTGAATGGCCGGTTATCATCCGCGCTGTCAATACGATTGATGCAATGACCGCTACTATTGAACCAGTAGAATGGCCTATCCTGATGAAAATTACAGATCGTATCCTGAAAGAAGTGAAACATGTGAATCGTGTTTGCTATGATATGTCTCCGAAACCCAATGCTACCATAGAATGGGAATAA
- the rsfS gene encoding ribosome silencing factor, producing the protein MNETKKLIQQITEGIQDKKGKNIVIADLSKIGDTICNYLVICQGNSPSQVTAIVESVREFTRKGANSKPFAIDGLRNAEWVAMDYSDILVHVFLPETRDFYNLEHLWADAKLTRIPDID; encoded by the coding sequence ATGAACGAAACAAAGAAACTCATTCAACAAATAACCGAAGGTATACAAGATAAAAAAGGAAAAAATATAGTTATAGCAGATCTTTCTAAAATTGGCGATACTATCTGCAATTATCTCGTCATTTGCCAGGGAAACTCCCCAAGCCAGGTGACCGCCATTGTAGAATCCGTAAGAGAATTTACACGCAAAGGTGCCAACAGTAAGCCATTTGCGATAGACGGGTTGCGCAATGCCGAATGGGTAGCAATGGACTACTCTGACATACTGGTTCACGTTTTCCTGCCTGAAACGAGAGACTTCTACAACCTGGAACATCTCTGGGCCGACGCCAAATTAACCCGAATACCTGATATTGATTAA
- the ftsH gene encoding ATP-dependent zinc metalloprotease FtsH — MDNNNNANKKPNKVNMPKFNLNWLYMIIAMMLLGLYLTNENSTGTKNISYDEFQQYVRNGYMSKIIGYDDNSVEAYIKPQYVKNVFQADSSRVGRNPMITTEAPSRESLGDFLQKERDEQHFDGSINYEKKRNYFGVVLWQILPIAFLIGFWIFMSRRLSGGGSGGGGGIFNVGKSRAQLFEKGTPIKITFKDVAGLAEAKQEVEEIVEFLKEPQKYTDLGGKIPKGALLVGPPGTGKTLLAKAVAGEANVPFFSLAGSDFVEMFVGVGASRVRDLFRQAKEKAPCIVFIDEIDAVGRARAKAAAMGGNDERENTLNQLLTEMDGFGSNSGVIILAATNRVDVLDKALLRAGRFDRQIHVDLPDLNERKEVFGVHLRPIKIDNTVDVDLLARQTPGFSGADIANVCNEAALIAARHGKKFVGKQDFLDAVDRIVGGLEKKTKITTEAERRSIAIHEAGHASISWLLEYANPLIKVTIVPRGRALGAAWYLPEERQITTKEQMLDEMCATLGGRAAEDLFLGRISTGAMNDLERVTKQAFGMIAYLGMSEKLPNLCYYNNEEYSFNRPYSEKTAELIDEEVKNMVNEQYERAKKILSDHKDGHQRLSQLLIDREVIFAEDVEEIFGKRPWASRSEEISANKISEDLKKAEEAAAKEAAKSEKEVKAEEENNVESGNETGNTKVSAEGTKVSVERPGPAKE, encoded by the coding sequence ATGGACAATAATAATAACGCTAACAAAAAGCCCAATAAGGTCAATATGCCCAAGTTCAACCTGAACTGGCTGTATATGATCATAGCCATGATGCTTCTGGGCTTGTACCTGACCAACGAGAATAGTACAGGTACGAAAAACATATCTTATGACGAATTCCAGCAATATGTACGCAATGGTTACATGAGCAAAATCATCGGTTACGATGATAACTCGGTAGAAGCGTATATTAAGCCTCAATATGTGAAGAATGTATTCCAGGCAGACTCCAGCCGGGTAGGTAGGAATCCTATGATTACTACCGAAGCCCCCTCTCGCGAGAGTCTGGGAGACTTTCTGCAAAAGGAAAGAGACGAACAGCATTTCGACGGTTCCATCAATTACGAAAAGAAGCGGAACTACTTCGGTGTAGTGCTGTGGCAGATTCTGCCTATCGCTTTCCTTATTGGTTTCTGGATTTTCATGTCACGCCGCCTGAGTGGTGGTGGCAGTGGCGGCGGTGGCGGCATATTCAATGTCGGTAAGTCACGCGCCCAACTGTTTGAAAAAGGAACTCCTATAAAAATCACTTTCAAGGATGTAGCAGGACTTGCCGAAGCCAAACAGGAGGTGGAAGAAATTGTAGAATTCCTGAAAGAACCGCAGAAATACACAGACCTGGGTGGTAAGATTCCCAAAGGCGCTCTGCTTGTAGGCCCTCCGGGAACAGGTAAAACCCTGCTTGCCAAAGCTGTGGCAGGTGAAGCCAATGTACCGTTCTTCTCACTGGCCGGTTCCGACTTCGTAGAAATGTTTGTCGGTGTAGGTGCGTCCCGTGTGCGCGACTTGTTCCGCCAGGCAAAGGAAAAAGCGCCCTGTATCGTGTTTATCGATGAAATTGATGCCGTAGGACGTGCCCGTGCCAAAGCTGCCGCAATGGGTGGTAACGACGAACGCGAAAACACTTTGAACCAGTTATTAACTGAAATGGACGGTTTCGGTTCCAACAGTGGTGTAATCATCCTGGCTGCTACCAACCGTGTAGACGTACTGGACAAGGCTTTGCTGCGTGCTGGACGTTTTGACCGTCAGATACATGTAGACCTCCCCGACCTCAACGAACGTAAAGAAGTATTCGGTGTACACTTGCGTCCTATCAAAATAGATAATACGGTAGACGTAGACTTGTTGGCACGCCAGACTCCGGGCTTCTCCGGTGCTGATATCGCCAATGTCTGCAACGAAGCAGCACTTATCGCTGCCCGTCATGGCAAGAAATTCGTAGGTAAGCAAGATTTCCTCGATGCCGTAGACCGTATCGTAGGTGGTTTGGAAAAGAAAACGAAAATTACTACTGAGGCAGAACGCCGTTCCATTGCTATCCATGAGGCGGGACATGCTTCCATCTCCTGGTTATTGGAATATGCCAACCCACTGATCAAGGTGACCATCGTTCCGCGTGGCCGTGCACTGGGTGCCGCCTGGTATCTGCCCGAAGAGCGCCAGATCACTACCAAAGAGCAAATGCTTGACGAAATGTGTGCCACACTGGGTGGTCGTGCTGCCGAGGATTTATTCCTGGGACGTATCTCAACCGGTGCCATGAACGACTTGGAACGTGTGACGAAGCAGGCTTTCGGCATGATTGCCTACCTCGGTATGAGCGAGAAACTGCCTAACCTCTGTTATTACAATAACGAAGAATATTCTTTCAATCGCCCGTACAGTGAAAAGACTGCCGAACTGATTGACGAGGAAGTTAAGAACATGGTGAACGAACAATACGAGCGTGCGAAGAAGATACTCTCCGATCATAAGGACGGACACCAGAGACTGTCACAGTTACTGATAGACAGAGAAGTGATCTTTGCAGAAGATGTGGAAGAAATCTTTGGAAAACGTCCCTGGGCTTCCCGTTCGGAGGAGATCAGTGCCAATAAGATTTCAGAAGACCTGAAGAAAGCGGAAGAAGCAGCTGCAAAAGAAGCCGCGAAGAGCGAAAAAGAAGTAAAAGCGGAAGAGGAAAACAATGTTGAAAGCGGAAATGAAACCGGTAATACCAAGGTTTCCGCAGAAGGAACCAAAGTTTCTGTAGAGCGACCCGGACCCGCAAAAGAATAA